The Hymenobacter sp. J193 genome has a segment encoding these proteins:
- a CDS encoding LppY/LpqO family protein, protein MPISFGFGGWVAIKHTLDGKSAMLMSDTVLLQEEVNPLMSAALAQGLEIGAVHNQLFYEEPRIFYMHIHGMGAPAELARKFAAALKDSKLLPANQPKPSGGTPAAQAGNNATSAPGPPTGKELFDIPALDKVVQYQGTVNGPTYKYTVGRADLQSVMMGTEMTAAIGLNSWAAFAGKQADAHVAGDIAMLEHEVNPVIKALRAHNLEVVAVHNHMLFDQPRMMFLHYYGRGPAAAAGYRLPCRPRPVGQGQSGHEDEALTRR, encoded by the coding sequence GTGCCCATTTCCTTCGGCTTCGGCGGGTGGGTGGCCATCAAGCACACGCTCGACGGCAAATCAGCCATGCTCATGAGCGACACGGTGCTACTGCAAGAGGAAGTTAACCCGCTTATGTCGGCCGCCCTGGCCCAGGGGCTGGAAATCGGGGCCGTACACAACCAGCTTTTTTACGAAGAACCGCGCATCTTCTACATGCACATCCACGGCATGGGTGCCCCGGCCGAGCTGGCCCGCAAGTTTGCCGCCGCGCTGAAGGACTCCAAGTTGCTGCCGGCCAACCAGCCGAAGCCCAGCGGCGGCACCCCGGCCGCGCAGGCGGGCAACAACGCTACGTCGGCCCCCGGCCCGCCCACCGGCAAGGAGCTGTTTGATATTCCGGCGCTCGACAAAGTGGTGCAGTACCAGGGCACGGTGAACGGCCCCACCTACAAGTATACCGTGGGCCGGGCGGACCTGCAATCGGTGATGATGGGCACGGAAATGACCGCCGCCATTGGCCTGAACTCGTGGGCCGCGTTCGCCGGCAAGCAAGCTGACGCGCATGTGGCCGGCGACATTGCTATGCTGGAGCACGAAGTAAACCCGGTTATCAAGGCCCTGCGCGCCCACAATCTGGAGGTCGTGGCCGTGCACAACCACATGCTGTTTGACCAGCCGCGCATGATGTTCCTGCACTACTACGGCCGCGGCCCCGCCGCTGCAGCTGGCTACCGGCTTCCGTGCCGCCCTCGACCAGTTGGGCAAGGGCAAAGCGGGCATGAAGATGAAGCACTGACGCGCCGGTAA